The DNA segment TTTATCTCTTTAGAATACTTATGTAAATTTATTTTATTATTTTTATAATTCACTACGTTTTAGTAGTTGGTCTCTTGGATGGAGAAACCGTTTTTACTTCTTGGATAGAGAAGTAATTAAAAGTTAACTGGATAGGAAAACTCTTAAATCTGTATTTAAAATATGCAACCAAAGTGTAAATGTCAACACTTAATGAGTCCAATTCATTAACTTTTTTAAACCACTACCTACATTTCAAAACAATTCCATTACAAAACAACAACTAACAAAGTTAAATAGCCCTACAAAGTTTCGTTAATAAATTAACACCAGACTAACAATCAAACGCTTACAATCAACAAATCGATAACAATCACCTCAATAATGAGGTTGACTCACATTGACATTACTACGTAAACACTCTATAAAAAATAAATCACTTTTAGAAATGAAAACAAATTGTGATATTTCACTTGTTCAGTTAACAATTGATGACATGTCTTTTTAACTTATGTACCCTAGGGTCTGTTGACCGTAGAAATAACAACAACAATAAGAGAATGTACTAATGCCACAAACAGCTAAGAAAAAAAGAGTAAGACAAAAACCTGAAGAACGCTTAGCTGAGATAATTAAAATCTCACATCAAATGTTTGTAGAAAAGGGTTATGAAGCGACATCAATGGCTGAAGTAGCCAAAGAGATTGGCATAGTAGAAGGTACTATTTATCGTTACTTCAAGACCAAAAAAGATGTGTTACTGGTCGTATTAGAAAAGTGGTACGAAAAGGCCCTAGCCGACTATGAACAAAACTTAGCTGGTATTACTGGCGTTAAAAATAGAATGCACTTTATGATCTGGCATCACTTAAAGGTGTTGCAAGGCGATCCGGTGTTATGTGACCTTATTGTTCAGCATGTTCGTGCCAGCGACGACTACGAAACAACAAAAATTTTCCAACTCAACAAATCATACTCAAGTGCCGTTGATAAAATAATTAAAGAAGGTATTGCTGAAGGTATCTTTGTTGAAGATGCCCCTATCGCGCTTGTACGTGACATGGTTTATGGCGGTGTTGAATACCACTCTTGGCGTTATGTGTCAGGGCGAAGTAAACGCTTGGATGTTGATAACATTGCCGACAAGATATCCCACTTTGTATATAAGTCGTTGTTAAAAACTGGCGTTGAAGAAGTTGCAACTAACCAAAGTGATAATACGTTAATACTGAGCAAGTTAGCTAACTTAGAATCTAAAATTGATAAATTAAGCTGTAAAGATTAATACTTAAGCCTATACCATATAAATAGATAAGGGCTAACCATTTGGTTAGCCCTTATCTATTTACTTAACTTAAAAGCTAAAGATTAAATTATTTCCAAGATTTTTTGTATACGCGAACTAAGTTTTCACCCATTATTTTACGAATATCTTCGTTTGAGTAACCCATCTTCCATAGCTCGTCTATTACTGGTGCTAAATGCTTAGACATTTCAGCACAACCGGTTGCACCGCGTTTAAATGCATCAACCATGTAGCCGTTATCTGTGTACATATGTGAGTTTTCGATAGCAAAATCAGCAACTCGAGATACAGTCATCATATCGTCAGTACCAATACCTACGTGATCAACACCTAACACTTTTACTGCACCATCAACCATTTGTGCAAACTGTTTAGGAGTAATGTCGTCAGGCCATACGCCATCCATCATCCACTCAGTTGCAGTGATAGAAACCATACCACCCATTTCTTTCACCGTAAGTGCTTGCTCATCAGAGATCAAACGGTAACATGCAGCTAAACGGTGGAACGGGTCGCCTTTTTTATAGCCTTTTTCAGCCATACGCTTTTCCGTTTCAGTTAACGTTTCGTGTGGCTCACAACCGTAAGTTGACGCTAATGGCGAGTGAGAATAAACCGCAGGTACACCTGGGTGCTTCTCTTTCATGTAATCGGTAATGTCTTTAGTTGTTTGGTAGCCGTGATGTGACATATCTACAGTGATACCGTATTTAACCATCTCGTCGATAACTTCTTTACCATATTCAGTCAAACCTGAGTTGTCACCTGCAAGAGCAGATAAACCACCAACACCTGTTTCTTCAACGCCGTTGTATACAAGTTGCATTACACGGATACCGTCTTCGTGAAGCTCTTTTACACGACTTGCGTCACCTTCAAGCATCAAGGTTGTTTGAGCGTTCCACATTACAGCGTACTCGCCATTTTTGTGTGCTAATTCGAAGTCTTCAGGTTTGTCAACAAAACGAATTTTTGCATTTGACTCTTGTACAGCTTCGGTCCATTTGGCAAGTTCAGTTTTGTACTTAGCCCAAGTAGGTGTTGCTGGTGAAGTAAGTGTAATAGTTGCACCAGAAATACCACGAGCATGAGCTAAATCAATGTAATTAGTAACTTCACGGTTATCAGACCAACCAGTACCAAATGGCGATGCATAAAAATCAATTGCCATATTATCTTTTAAAAACTGCTGTGCTTTTGGTGATGCAGTGTTGTGCCAGTCTTTGGTTTCAATCGATGCTGAGGCTGTACCAATGAATGATGCAGTAACAGCAACGGCGATTAAAGATTTTAAAGAGTTACGTAATTTCATATCAAGCTCCTATAGCGTTTACGCAAAGTGATAATTAATGTTAATTCGGTTGATTTGTTAACTTGGAGCTATTATGACAAGGATAAATCATACTATGTGTTACCCACGCAACAGATAGAGGTAAAAGACTGTAAAGTTAGCTTAACTTACTCGTTCCAAGCAAGTTAACTTCATTTAGAAAGGATTTTAATTGTCTTAAATCATTAACATATAAACCGCCACGGTAAGGTTCAACAATACCTTGTAGGGAGAATTCATTAATTATGGTACTGGTATTGGAGCGATTTATACCGGCAAGATTGGCAATTTGTTGTTGGGTGATTTTAATTTTAATTGGCGAGGCATCATTTGGCGATTCGATAAATAAGTGATAATGACTGTTTTGCACTCGACAGATATCTAATAAGGTATAGGCAACTTTGACTATTGATGGTGTTGCTAAACTCACCAAGCATTTCTCAAACATGGTGTCTGAGCGTACTGATTTTATGAAGAACAATAATTTAAACAACTCATCCGACTGGCTCATTAAATAATTAAGATGTGAAATTGGGATTTTTAAGTATTCAATATTTTGTAGAAACTCTCCTGTCATACCGCTTGGAAACTTAAAGTTCATAATGGGTGCGTAGCACATCCAATCAGATGGACCATAGAGTTTACTTAAACTAAAGCCATCGGTAAGCAATGGTGCCGTTACCATTAAACTTCCCTTGAGCAAATAATAAATACCGTATTGTTCTTGATTATGTAAGTTAAACTCACTACCACTTATATGAGTTTTCTTAATAGCACCAGATAAAAAACTCTCTGTAAAGCTATCACTAAGATCACATGGCCAGTCAATTTGCGTTTGATATTGTTCTATTTTTTGCTGATTAAGGGGCAAGGTTTTAATCCTGATGCTTAGTTATTATATATATTTAACTTTATTCGCTATTTAACCTAAGAACAATAAAAAAGCCTCATCATTTGACGAGGGTTTTAGTTCAGCTTAATTGTAATCTACTTATTCTCGTTCAGAGTTTCGGCTCTTAATGGCGTAGTTTCAATCAAGTTCTGCGCTTTCCATGCTTCTTCTGTGATCTCTTCATAACGCCCTTTCTCTTCTACAGGGAATCGGATCGGCTGACCTGCATGGACATCTTTTTGCACTTTAGAGTCTTTAACGACAATAGATCCGTTAACAAGTACATAAGGAATACCTGTCGATGGCAGTCCGTTGCTACCGGATTTAAACGTTGCATGTTCAGTCACATTTTCAGCATCAATTAACACAATATCAGCCACCATGCCCTCTTGCATTCTGCCACGCTCTTGCATTGCCTTTAAGCCGGTGTCACCCATAAACTTTGCAGGCCAGTAGCTTAATTGACTTAACGTATGCATTAAGGGTACTCCTTCTTCACGAGCAATCCTTAGAGTTACGGCATGCGTGCCTGCTGCTCTTGGATGACCCGCGTAGTCCTCATAGGAATCATCCCAGTCAAGAAATTCGCCTTTGCTATTCAATCCCGGCATGCCATCACCAGCAACAATAAAGCCTTCAACTTTTGTCCATTCTGGTAGCCATTTTTTACGAGGCGGGCTGTAAGCAACTAACGTTCTGCCAGGTTCATCTTTAACAAATTTTAAGAACTCTTCTTTAGTCACAAATTTATCTAATTGCGGATCATAAATAGTTTCTTCATACTTAAAATTCATAAGGTCTTGCCAAATAGGTGGCTGCACAATGGCCGCGCCATAATTACCAGATCCAGCTATCCAAGGGTAATAGGTTGCCCAAACATTATAACCTTGCTCGCGGGCTTGGCTTAACAATTCTTGAGTTTCCCACCAACCAAAGTCATTATCGTGATGGATCTCAAGTGGAGCATTTAGTGCCATCGCATTGGCAATTATTTCTTTTGCTCCAATAGGACCTTCCGTTGGCGGTGTCGCACTTGGATGAAAGCGGTGATGTACAGCCG comes from the Thalassotalea nanhaiensis genome and includes:
- a CDS encoding TetR/AcrR family transcriptional regulator codes for the protein MPQTAKKKRVRQKPEERLAEIIKISHQMFVEKGYEATSMAEVAKEIGIVEGTIYRYFKTKKDVLLVVLEKWYEKALADYEQNLAGITGVKNRMHFMIWHHLKVLQGDPVLCDLIVQHVRASDDYETTKIFQLNKSYSSAVDKIIKEGIAEGIFVEDAPIALVRDMVYGGVEYHSWRYVSGRSKRLDVDNIADKISHFVYKSLLKTGVEEVATNQSDNTLILSKLANLESKIDKLSCKD
- a CDS encoding dipeptidase, which gives rise to MKLRNSLKSLIAVAVTASFIGTASASIETKDWHNTASPKAQQFLKDNMAIDFYASPFGTGWSDNREVTNYIDLAHARGISGATITLTSPATPTWAKYKTELAKWTEAVQESNAKIRFVDKPEDFELAHKNGEYAVMWNAQTTLMLEGDASRVKELHEDGIRVMQLVYNGVEETGVGGLSALAGDNSGLTEYGKEVIDEMVKYGITVDMSHHGYQTTKDITDYMKEKHPGVPAVYSHSPLASTYGCEPHETLTETEKRMAEKGYKKGDPFHRLAACYRLISDEQALTVKEMGGMVSITATEWMMDGVWPDDITPKQFAQMVDGAVKVLGVDHVGIGTDDMMTVSRVADFAIENSHMYTDNGYMVDAFKRGATGCAEMSKHLAPVIDELWKMGYSNEDIRKIMGENLVRVYKKSWK
- a CDS encoding Crp/Fnr family transcriptional regulator is translated as MPLNQQKIEQYQTQIDWPCDLSDSFTESFLSGAIKKTHISGSEFNLHNQEQYGIYYLLKGSLMVTAPLLTDGFSLSKLYGPSDWMCYAPIMNFKFPSGMTGEFLQNIEYLKIPISHLNYLMSQSDELFKLLFFIKSVRSDTMFEKCLVSLATPSIVKVAYTLLDICRVQNSHYHLFIESPNDASPIKIKITQQQIANLAGINRSNTSTIINEFSLQGIVEPYRGGLYVNDLRQLKSFLNEVNLLGTSKLS
- a CDS encoding amidohydrolase family protein is translated as MKNKLITLSFLATITACSQTESDVSTVNLANVSYDVVINNGRVMDPETNFDGVRNVGIKDGRIMAITEQDISGDEVIDASGHVVTAGFIDYEQHGLDPWGIKVNLRDGVTTQMDFEVGVLNIPEWYAKREGNTQANFGAVAGQEYARMRIHDPEMDLTGPDVSMPYTLSKHRGESGKDGHEGWANDKSSYEQINQVHAILDEELRQGALGIGSLIGYAGKAIVSYEMYTTQKLAGQYGRVTAVHHRFHPSATPPTEGPIGAKEIIANAMALNAPLEIHHDNDFGWWETQELLSQAREQGYNVWATYYPWIAGSGNYGAAIVQPPIWQDLMNFKYEETIYDPQLDKFVTKEEFLKFVKDEPGRTLVAYSPPRKKWLPEWTKVEGFIVAGDGMPGLNSKGEFLDWDDSYEDYAGHPRAAGTHAVTLRIAREEGVPLMHTLSQLSYWPAKFMGDTGLKAMQERGRMQEGMVADIVLIDAENVTEHATFKSGSNGLPSTGIPYVLVNGSIVVKDSKVQKDVHAGQPIRFPVEEKGRYEEITEEAWKAQNLIETTPLRAETLNENK